The proteins below come from a single Dehalococcoidia bacterium genomic window:
- the trpA gene encoding tryptophan synthase subunit alpha → MNRIDAFFDKNRPIKRKALVAYLTVGYPNIDATLEIAIALVDSGCDIIEMGIPFSDPLADGATIQRASQRALEAGITPGKCLEVAAKLRKRVDIPLLFMGYYNPMLHYGFDKFCIASHKAGIDGFIVPDLPPDEGSEAEAIMKKHGLDLVYLVAPTSSSQERLKFIADRAQGFIYVVSLKGVTGARSTMSTDLEDFISRIRKITDKPLCVGFGISTPEQAQRAAGLADGVIIGSRILDIIEKSKRPAADVKVFIADVRSAIDA, encoded by the coding sequence GTGAACCGCATAGATGCATTCTTCGATAAGAATCGACCGATTAAACGCAAGGCGCTAGTCGCATATCTGACCGTGGGCTATCCAAATATAGACGCGACGCTCGAGATCGCGATCGCACTGGTCGACAGCGGCTGCGACATCATCGAGATGGGCATACCCTTCTCCGACCCGCTGGCCGACGGCGCCACGATACAGCGCGCCAGCCAGCGCGCGCTGGAAGCAGGCATCACGCCGGGCAAATGTCTGGAGGTAGCCGCCAAGCTGCGTAAGAGGGTCGACATACCCCTGCTTTTCATGGGCTACTACAACCCGATGCTTCATTACGGATTTGATAAGTTCTGCATCGCATCACACAAAGCGGGCATCGACGGCTTCATCGTGCCCGACCTGCCGCCCGACGAAGGCAGCGAGGCCGAGGCTATCATGAAAAAACATGGCCTCGACCTGGTATATCTGGTGGCTCCGACCAGTTCCTCGCAAGAACGCTTGAAGTTCATCGCGGACAGGGCTCAGGGCTTCATATACGTGGTCTCGCTCAAGGGCGTCACCGGCGCGCGATCGACGATGTCGACCGACCTTGAAGATTTCATTTCGCGGATACGCAAGATAACGGATAAGCCGCTGTGTGTTGGTTTCGGCATCTCCACGCCGGAGCAGGCACAGCGCGCGGCCGGGCTTGCCGACGGCGTCATCATCGGAAGCCGCATCCTCGACATCATCGAGAAGAGCAAGCGCCCGGCAGCCGACGTGAAGGTCTTCATCGCGGATGTTCGCTCAGCCATCGACGCATAA